From Chengkuizengella sediminis, one genomic window encodes:
- a CDS encoding SHOCT domain-containing protein codes for MHWFDECAGFQGGGIMMLGMFLFWGALVFLGFYLLKKYINGNRGSTHHIDILKERLARGEITVEEYDRLKEKL; via the coding sequence ATGCATTGGTTTGATGAATGTGCAGGTTTTCAAGGAGGAGGAATAATGATGTTAGGTATGTTTCTTTTTTGGGGTGCATTAGTCTTTTTAGGTTTCTATTTATTGAAAAAGTATATCAATGGAAATCGAGGATCGACACACCATATTGATATTTTAAAAGAACGACTAGCTAGAGGTGAGATAACAGTAGAAGAGTATGATCGATTGAAAGAAAAATTATGA